A genomic segment from Thiomicrorhabdus aquaedulcis encodes:
- a CDS encoding energy transducer TonB — MTLNGRSAFLLSAAVYGLAMLGAYWFFMQPIMQPEAPKTVQVPVTLSMFAEPEPVVEPVVEPVVEPVVEPVVEPVVEPVVEPVVEPVVEPVVEPKPEPKPEPKPEPKPTPKPVVAKPKVESPPKPAIEPVTVPKAEPITPPIAPTKTPPKADVVAQPKPTPPAFSPQQSADAEREYLTALRDQIVQYARDTYPKRAKRMQWQGVVLVEFRVQKDGTIRDLKIITSSDKPLLDEAALSIFTDKMQARFKAFPAEIPRTDWLIQVPVNYHLH; from the coding sequence ATGACGTTAAACGGTCGTTCGGCTTTTTTATTGAGTGCTGCCGTGTATGGCCTAGCCATGCTAGGCGCTTACTGGTTTTTTATGCAACCCATTATGCAACCTGAAGCGCCAAAAACCGTGCAAGTTCCGGTCACCTTAAGCATGTTTGCCGAGCCTGAACCCGTAGTTGAACCCGTAGTTGAACCCGTAGTTGAACCCGTAGTTGAACCCGTAGTTGAACCCGTAGTTGAACCTGTAGTTGAACCTGTAGTTGAACCTGTAGTTGAACCTGTAGTTGAACCCAAGCCTGAACCCAAGCCTGAACCCAAGCCTGAACCCAAGCCAACGCCCAAGCCAGTTGTTGCAAAGCCTAAGGTAGAATCACCCCCCAAGCCAGCGATTGAGCCGGTCACCGTACCCAAAGCAGAGCCGATTACGCCGCCCATTGCGCCCACAAAAACACCGCCTAAAGCAGACGTAGTAGCACAACCTAAGCCCACTCCGCCGGCGTTTAGTCCGCAACAATCGGCCGACGCCGAGCGTGAATATTTAACGGCGTTACGCGATCAAATTGTCCAATACGCACGTGACACTTACCCCAAACGCGCTAAACGCATGCAGTGGCAAGGGGTGGTACTGGTTGAGTTTCGCGTGCAAAAAGATGGCACGATTCGCGATTTAAAAATCATTACTTCTTCTGACAAACCGTTGTTAGACGAAGCGGCTCTGTCTATTTTTACCGATAAAATGCAAGCACGCTTTAAAGCGTTTCCGGCAGAAATCCCGCGCACCGACTGGTTAATTCAAGTCCCGGTTAACTACCATTTACACTAA